The following coding sequences are from one Cercospora beticola chromosome 4, complete sequence window:
- a CDS encoding uncharacterized protein (BUSCO:EOG09263MNN), whose translation MVRPDTRARAGRSSGAGALRRRADRDGDARMSDITVKGASASKIGKKPPTGPAAEKRAARNPAGTRKDLTSATARRDLIRKAAAQGDVSMRETKRPDLVELTVEGWKASRAASSSDGGYKSLIQWLEKKAGMRLGRKDTRIRRNRMEADAVVISVPSADAKAYERMNGYDWAGAKLSIKRVGGAGQDSSQPSSGAEETKAMLRGVLERRWNPEMKMLDLSALGADAELQATGIFGSSSTTAKFFPALMKVLDLSFTTTKERDEAIEAVSLANNELEDLKIVSTLSQSLPNLVSLDLSGNNFATLASLEAWRHRFKKLQHLILTGNPLDQNEPNAGPEIMKWFKNLRTLNNIQVRSDEDIKNQNNVQNIPFPIRTPHFQDENGIVEGFIRNWFAGFDTDRPALARMYYDEHSEFSYALNTQAPRDPLDTEKTQSQEWASYIQSSRNLKRLTQLPARQKRLARGTQATIDTFAAMPKSQHPDLATEPQKWMIESHLQPGIPDPINNTPGGVDGFFMSIHGEFAEPETGKKRSCDHAIYIGPGGSTGVRVVSHTITIRAYGGAQAFQATAGVSTPPMLAADAAGNDGLPQLPEGVTIELAEQMCTELTKQTGMTLMFSSDCLREAGFNFDAALAMFQNVKATLPAAAYINGAPIA comes from the coding sequence ATGGTGCGTCCAGACACCAGAGCGCGCGCCGGCCGGAgctctggtgctggtgccCTGCGACGACGTGCGGACCGCGACGGCGATGCCAGAATGTCCGACATCACAGTCAAAGGTGCCTCCGCTAGCAAAATCGGCAAGAAGCCACCCACAGGACCGGCTGCAGAAAAGCGCGCCGCCAGAAACCCAGCAGGCACGCGCAAGGACCTGACCTCCGCGACGGCTCGGAGAGACCTCATCCGTAAAGCAGCAGCCCAGGGAGATGTGTCGATGCGAGAGACGAAGCGCCCCGACTTGGTTGAGCTCACTGTCGAGGGATGGAAGGCAAGCAGAGCGGCGAGCAGCTCGGACGGCGGATACAAGTCGCTTATTCAGTGGCTGGAGAAGAAAGCAGGTATGCGGCTGGGAAGAAAGGATACCAGAATACGAAGGAACAGGATGGAGGCCGATGCGGTGGTCATCAGCGTGCCATCGGCGGACGCGAAGGCTTACGAACGAATGAACGGCTACGACTGGGCAGGTGCGAAGCTCAGCATCAAGCGCGTGGGCGGCGCAGGTCAGGATAGCAGCCAGCCATCGTCTGGCGCGGAAGAAACGAAGGCCATGCTCAGAGGTGTGCTTGAGCGCCGCTGGAATCCCGAGATGAAAATGCTGGATCTCTCGGCGCTCGGTGCAGACGCCGAATTGCAGGCTACGGGCATTTTTGGCTCAAGCTCGACAACCGCCAAATTCTTTCCCGCATTGATGAAAGTGCTCGACCTTTCTTTCACCACCACGAAAGAGCGCGACGAAGCGATCGAGGCCGTCTCGCTGGCAAATAACGAACTTGAAGATCTGAAGATAGTGTCTACGCTATCCCAGTCACTGCCCAATCTGGTCAGCCTGGATCTGTCCGGTAACAACTTTGCAACTCTAGCGTCATTAGAAGCCTGGCGACACCGATTCAAGAAGCTCCAGCATCTCATCCTCACTGGAAATCCCCTTGACCAGAACGAGCCCAATGCTGGACCGGAAATCATGAAATGGTTCAAGAATCTGCGCACCCTCAACAACATTCAAGTGCGAAGCGACGAGGACATCAAGAACCAGAACAATGTCCAGAACATTCCGTTTCCAATCCGCACACCTCATTTCCAAGACGAAAATGGCATTGTGGAAGGTTTCATACGCAACTGGTTCGCCGGCTTCGACACTGATCGGCCTGCGCTTGCTCGGATGTACTACGACGAGCACTCCGAATTCTCCTATGCCCTGAACACGCAAGCGCCACGAGATCCTCTGGACACTGAAAAGACGCAGAGCCAAGAATGGGCATCTTACATACAGAGTAGTCGCAATCTCAAGCGTCTCACACAACTGCCAGCGCGACAAAAGCGTTTGGCACGAGGCACGCAGGCCACCATCGATACGTTCGCCGCGATGCCAAAATCGCAACATCCGGATCTTGCCACCGAGCCGCAGAAGTGGATGATTGAATCCCATCTGCAGCCGGGCATTCCAGATCCCATCAACAATACTCCGGGCGGCGTAGATGGATTCTTCATGTCGATACACGGAGAGTTCGCCGAGCCGGAGACGGGCAAGAAGCGCAGCTGCGACCATGCCATCTACATTGGTCCAGGTGGTTCGACTGGCGTGCGTGTCGTCAGCCACACAATCACCATTCGTGCATACGGTGGCGCCCAAGCTTTCCAAGCCACTGCTGGAGTTTCGACGCCGCCAATGCtagctgctgatgctgcgggCAATGATGGTCTTCCACAACTCCCAGAAGGTGTCACCATCGAGCTCGCCGAGCAGATGTGCACTGAATTGACCAAGCAGACCGGCATGACGTTGATGTTCTCGTCTGATTGCCTTCGCGAAGCTGGCTTCAATTTCGACGCGGCATTGGCCATGTTCCAAAATGTCAAAGCAACTCTACCGGCTGCGGCCTACATCAATGGAGCACCAATTGCATAA
- a CDS encoding uncharacterized protein (MEROPS:MER0037181): MVRSSLFLACTALAAFANAHNNPLEARQEEVSAATYGPGKGKPNVNSKKLQAAIKESALKKKAKELERAAYSTPERNRVFGSAGHENTLKFIESYLEKEDDYFTYRRQEFVELYSQGSGTFSAGGTSYPLSVFTYSSSTDGVVDAPIVAVANLGCDAADYPAEVSGAIALISRGTCNFAVKATNAKAAGALGAVVYNNVPGNVAGTLGGTGDYAPVGGISQENATTIQAALPLTGQLEIDSVVENRTTYNIIADSKSGDKNNVVVIGAHSDSVFAGPGINDDGSGTIGILETAIQLAKKKYRLKNALRVCWWSAEEYGLLGSEYYVANLPQEERDKIALYLNFDMIASPNWQYALYDGDASTFSNTTGVVIPPGSDKIEHFFQDWFKEQGIPTKDSEFNGRSDYGPFIATDVGIPAGGIFTGAEALKTEEEADLWGGQAGVAYDPNYHLVGDNYTNLAFEPFLVNTKAIAASVAKYTMDTSDIPPRTSGAKVKSRGAHPHAKKNAVHSHSHQPGLQCGSEPKELA, from the exons ATGGTGCGGTCATCTTTGTTCTTAGCATGCACGGCGCTCGCTGCGTTCGCCAATGCCCACAACAATCCTCTCGAGGCtaggcaagaagaagtcagCGCGGCAACCTACGGCCCAGGCAAGGGCAAGCCAAATGTCAActccaagaagctgcaggctGCGATTAAAGAATCTgcattgaagaagaaggccaaagaGCTCGAGAGGGCAGCATACTCGACTCCGGAGCGCAACCGAGTATTCGGCTCGGCAGGTCACGAGAACACCTTGAAGTTCATCGAGAGCTATCTCGAGAAGGAAGACGATTACTTCACGTACAGACGCCAAGAATTCGTTGAGCTCTACTCACAAGGATCCGGTACCTTCTCCGCTGGCGGCACATCATATCCTTTGAGTGTGTTCACCTACTCCTCATCGACCGATGGAGTAGTCGATGCTCCGATCGTTGCCGTGGCAAACCTTGGATGCGATGCTGCCGATTACCCTGCTGAGGTTTCCGGTGCCATTGCTCTGATTTCAAGAGGAACTTGCAACTTTGCAGTGAAAGCTACAAATGCCAAGGCTGCTGGCGCTCTTGGTGCCGTCGTCTACAACAATGTTCCAGGCAACGTCGCTGGTACTCTTGGAGGTACTGGAGACTACGCTCCAGTTGGAGGTATCTCGCAAGAGAACGCAACCACTATCCAGGCAGCTCTCCCATTGACTGGTCAGCTTGAGATTGACAGTGTCGTCGAGAACCGAACGACCTACAACATCATCGCCGACTCCAAGAGCGGAGACAAGAACAACGTCGTTGTGATCGGTGCTCACTCCGACTCTGTCTTTGCTGGTCCAGGTATCAACGATGACGGCAGCGGAACTATTGGTATCCTTGAAACCGCCATCCAGCTcgccaagaagaagtacaGACTCAAGAACGCTCTGCGTGTCTGCTGGTGGTCTGCTGAGGAGTACGGCCTCTTGGGCTCCGAATACTACGTTGCCAACCTCCCACAAGAGGAGCGTGACAAGATCGCCCTTTACCTCAACTTCGACATGATCGCCTCTCCCAACTGGCAGTACGCTCTCTACGACGGTGATGCTAGCACTTTCAGCAACACCACCGGCGTCGTCATTCCTCCAGGATCTGACAAGATTGAGCACTTCTTCCAGGACTGGTTCAAGGAGCAGGGCATCCCAACCAAGGACTCTGAGTTCAACGGACGATCTGATTACGGACCTTTCATTGCCACTGACGTTGGCATTCCAGCTGGTGGTATCTTCACTGGTGCCGAGGCTCTCAAGACTGAGGAGGAGGCTGACTTGTGGGGTGGACAAGCTG GTGTCGCCTACGACCCCAACTACCACCTTGTCGGCGACAACTACACCAACCTCGCCTTCGAGCCTTTCCTGGTCAACACG AAAGCAATTGCTGCTTCCGTCGCCAAGTACACAATGGACACTTCTGACATTCCACCTCGCACCTCTGGTGCCAAGGTCAAGTCTAGGGGCGCTCACCCGCACGCCAAGAAGAACGCTGTTCACTCTCACTCGCACCAACCTGGTCTCCAGTGCGGTTCCGAGCCAAAGGAATTGGCGTAA